The DNA segment AATTCAGTAATAATATTTGATGATTTTACAACAGATAATAAATGGGTTGATTTTGATTTTAAGGTAAAATCATCTGCAATGAAGATAATAAGTTCTAAAAATGTAAATCAAGTACTATTGAAGTATGTTTATTACTGGTTAAATACAATACCTAAGAATAATATAGTGGAAGAACATAAAAGACAATGGATATCAAATTATGCTAATAAAATAATTCCAATTCCCCCATTAGATATACAAGAAGAGATTGTAAGGGTATTAGACAAGTTCACAGACCACACTAAAGAGCTAACTAAAGAGCTAACTAAAGAGCTAACGCTAAGAAAAAAAGAATATAATTATTATAGAGATTATTTACTTGAATTTAAGAATATAGATAATTTAGGTATTGAAGTTAAGAGAGTTAAATTGTCTGATATAGCTATATCTATGTTTAGAGGTAATGGTATAAAAAAAGATGAAGTAGATATAAATGGAGATATAGCTTGTGTTAGATATGGAGAAATATATACAATATATAATACATATTTTGAAAAGTGTATATCAAGAACTAATTTATCAAATATTTTAAATCCTAAATATATAGAAAAGGGAGATTTACTTTTTGCTATAACAGGAGAAAGTATAGAAGATATTGCTAAAACAACAGTATATTTAGGAGAAGAAAAGGCTTTAGTAGGTGGAGATATATTAGTTTTAAGACATAAACAAAATCCTAAATATTTGTCTTATGCACTATCTACACAAGATGCAATAAAACAAAAGATGAAAGGAAAGGTAAAAAGTAAGGTAGTACATACAAATGCAGAAGATATTGGAAATATAGAGATATTTTTACCAACACTTGAAATACAAGAAAGAATAGTAAATGTATTAGATAATTTTGAAAAGATATGCAATGATTTAAATATAGGATTACCAAAAGAAATAGAATTAAGACAAAAAGAATATGAATATTATAGAGAATATATCTTGACAAACATAGGAAATAGAATTACGCTAGAAGACAAGACAAGACAAGACAATATAATATAATCAAAATTTACCAATATATCTATGGAAGCGTTATTGTTGAGGGGGATAATGTAATTAAGGTGTATAATAATGGGGTAAATTTTGATTCAAAAAATAATAAATATTATTCAATTGAATATAAAAAATTAGGAGATATTTGTGATTATGAACAACCTAATAAGTATATAGTTTCTTCAAAAATTTATAAAGAAGAATATAATATTCCTGTATTAACTGCTGGAAAAACATTTATTTTAGGTTATTCTAATGAAGAAAAAGGAATATATGAAGCAAGTAAAAATTCAGTAATAATATTTGATGATTTTACAACAGATAATAAATGGGTTGATTTTGATTTTAAGGTAAAATCATCTGCAATGAAGATAATAACTTCTAAAAATATAAATCAAGTATTATTGAAGTATGTTTATTACTGGTTAAATACAATACCTAAGAATAATATAGTGGAAGAACATAAAAGACAATGGATATCAAATTATGCAAATAAAATAATCCCAATTCCACCAATTGAAATTCAACAAAAAATAGTATCAAAACTAGATAAATTAGAAACTATTATAAATTCAATTAATTGTGGACTGCCTAAAGAAATAGAATTAAGAACTAAACAATATGAATATTATAGAGAACAATTATTAACATTTGATAAATGAAAGGAGTTTTATGTCTGAGGAAATTTTGAAATATAATTCACCAATATTAGAAAGTAATTTTGGTATAATATTATCTGAATATGAAAAAATTAGAGAAGTTAATGAAGGCTATCAAACTGAAAAAGAAATGGAAGATAAACTTGTATCTGATCTTGTGGCTTTAGGTTATGAATACATTACTATTAAAAATATGAATGATTTATACTTAAATTTGAGAAAACAGATAGAAAGATTAAATAAAGTAGTATTTTCAGATTATGAATGGC comes from the Pseudostreptobacillus hongkongensis genome and includes:
- a CDS encoding restriction endonuclease subunit S — protein: VEWKKLEDVCDYEQPNKYIVSSNLYKEEYDIPVLTAGKTFILGYTNEEKGIYKASKNSVIIFDDFTTDNKWVDFDFKVKSSAMKIISSKNVNQVLLKYVYYWLNTIPKNNIVEEHKRQWISNYANKIIPIPPLDIQEEIVRVLDKFTDHTKELTKELTKELTLRKKEYNYYRDYLLEFKNIDNLGIEVKRVKLSDIAISMFRGNGIKKDEVDINGDIACVRYGEIYTIYNTYFEKCISRTNLSNILNPKYIEKGDLLFAITGESIEDIAKTTVYLGEEKALVGGDILVLRHKQNPKYLSYALSTQDAIKQKMKGKVKSKVVHTNAEDIGNIEIFLPTLEIQERIVNVLDNFEKICNDLNIGLPKEIELRQKEYEYYREYILTNIGNRITLEDKTRQDNII
- a CDS encoding restriction endonuclease subunit S; this translates as MYNNGVNFDSKNNKYYSIEYKKLGDICDYEQPNKYIVSSKIYKEEYNIPVLTAGKTFILGYSNEEKGIYEASKNSVIIFDDFTTDNKWVDFDFKVKSSAMKIITSKNINQVLLKYVYYWLNTIPKNNIVEEHKRQWISNYANKIIPIPPIEIQQKIVSKLDKLETIINSINCGLPKEIELRTKQYEYYREQLLTFDK